A genomic window from Corynebacterium fournieri includes:
- a CDS encoding uroporphyrinogen-III synthase, producing the protein MTEPTHTPQPGKVIFVGAGPGNPELLTVRAREVMESNSIALVDPEVSTGVRNVVAAALPVPKAKMDAADACYEQMCAKAKEAGARRKPPRPEDPTAAELQEVGLDGGTIVAKLEQALQEAADAVERGEAGDGDVIRLVCGNPLTRDTVMDEISAVAAAGMEFQVVPGMSLPSTVPSFAGIALGSTYTEADLNHGNVDWDQLAAAPQPLVFQATQDNLAEMVEQLTQRGFQSATPLTVTTRGTTRLQRTFDATLGTVGKLDAELEGPLVVTLGTTADDRSKYSWWENRPLYGWRVLVPRAKSQAGPMNARLSQHGAIPQSVPTISLEPPRNPAQMDRAIKGIVEGRYQWILFTSVNAVDAVWSKFEQLGLDARSFAGVHLGAVGQKTADALFARGMQAELVPHRTKQNAAGLAEAFPEYVEDIDPVSRVLLPRADLGSDVLVDGLVDKGWEVDDVVAYRTVRAAPPPPETRDMIKTGGFDAVCFTSPSTVKNLVGIAGKPHSRTIIACIGPVTAAEAREQGLRVDVVPEVADIPNLVDALAEHVAGLRAAGQLPPPRKKRRKSAAASADKAAAKSTGKDEGSAAAAG; encoded by the coding sequence ATGACAGAGCCCACTCACACCCCCCAGCCGGGGAAGGTGATTTTCGTCGGTGCAGGACCCGGCAACCCAGAGTTGCTCACTGTCCGCGCCCGCGAGGTGATGGAATCCAACTCTATCGCCCTTGTAGATCCGGAAGTGTCAACGGGGGTCCGCAACGTGGTTGCGGCGGCGCTGCCAGTGCCGAAAGCCAAGATGGACGCGGCCGACGCCTGTTACGAGCAAATGTGCGCGAAGGCGAAGGAAGCCGGTGCGCGGCGCAAGCCGCCCCGCCCGGAGGACCCGACCGCTGCGGAGTTGCAGGAGGTAGGGCTGGACGGCGGAACGATCGTCGCAAAGCTTGAGCAAGCGCTGCAAGAAGCCGCGGACGCGGTCGAGCGCGGCGAGGCTGGCGACGGCGACGTGATCCGGCTTGTGTGCGGCAACCCGCTCACCCGCGACACGGTGATGGACGAAATCTCCGCCGTTGCCGCCGCAGGGATGGAATTCCAAGTGGTACCGGGGATGTCGCTGCCGTCGACGGTGCCCTCGTTCGCCGGCATTGCGCTGGGCTCGACGTACACGGAGGCCGACCTGAACCACGGCAACGTGGACTGGGACCAGCTGGCCGCCGCGCCGCAGCCGCTGGTGTTCCAAGCCACCCAGGACAACCTGGCCGAGATGGTGGAGCAGCTCACGCAGCGCGGCTTCCAAAGCGCAACGCCGCTGACGGTGACCACGCGCGGCACGACCCGCCTGCAGCGCACCTTCGACGCGACGCTGGGCACCGTGGGCAAGCTGGACGCGGAACTGGAAGGGCCGCTGGTAGTCACGCTGGGCACCACGGCGGACGACCGTTCGAAGTACTCCTGGTGGGAAAACCGCCCGCTCTACGGCTGGCGCGTGCTCGTGCCCCGCGCGAAATCGCAGGCGGGGCCGATGAACGCCCGCCTGTCCCAGCACGGCGCGATCCCGCAGTCCGTGCCCACGATCTCCCTGGAGCCGCCGCGCAACCCGGCGCAGATGGACCGCGCGATCAAGGGCATTGTGGAGGGCCGCTACCAGTGGATCCTGTTCACCTCCGTCAACGCCGTCGACGCTGTGTGGTCCAAGTTCGAGCAGCTGGGTCTCGACGCGCGCTCGTTCGCGGGCGTGCACCTGGGCGCGGTGGGGCAGAAGACGGCCGACGCGTTGTTCGCCCGCGGCATGCAGGCGGAGTTGGTGCCGCACCGCACGAAGCAGAACGCGGCCGGGCTGGCGGAAGCCTTCCCGGAGTACGTCGAGGACATCGATCCGGTCTCCCGCGTACTGTTGCCGCGCGCTGACTTAGGCTCCGACGTGCTGGTCGACGGCCTGGTGGACAAGGGCTGGGAGGTCGACGATGTGGTGGCCTACCGCACGGTGCGCGCCGCCCCGCCGCCGCCGGAGACGCGCGACATGATCAAAACCGGCGGCTTCGACGCGGTGTGCTTTACCTCCCCGTCGACGGTGAAGAACCTGGTGGGCATCGCGGGCAAACCGCATTCGCGCACCATCATCGCCTGTATCGGCCCGGTCACCGCAGCCGAGGCGCGGGAGCAGGGCTTGCGTGTCGACGTCGTTCCGGAGGTCGCCGACATCCCCAACCTCGTCGACGCTCTGGCGGAGCACGTGGCTGGCCTGCGCGCCGCCGGGCAGCTGCCGCCGCCGCGCAAGAAGCGCCGCAAGTCCGCGGCTGCGAGCGCCGACAAGGCCGCCGCGAAATCGACGGGCAAGGACGAAGGTTCCGCGGCGGCAGCCGGATAG
- the hemB gene encoding porphobilinogen synthase, protein MADYDLTRRPRRLRQTPAIRDFVTETRLHPADFILPVFIADGIDAPREIPSMPGVYQHTEDSLVEICREALDAGVKCVDLFGVPREEDKDATGSVAVREDGVLNRAIALLRKEFGDELIIMTDTCLDEFTDHGHCGVLVTDAHGREVVDNDATVDIYCDMAVAQARAGAHIVSPSGMMDGQIAAIREALDNAGYQDVAIMAYSAKYASKFFGPFRDAVGSSLKGDRRTYQQDPANVRESLLEAELDVAEGADFVMVKPALPYLDVLAKIAEASPVPVAAYQVSGEYAMLNAAGQNGWIDYEETMMEALMSIKRAGADQIFTYYAIEAAKRLNG, encoded by the coding sequence ATGGCTGATTACGACTTGACTCGACGCCCCCGCCGTTTGCGGCAAACCCCCGCTATCCGCGACTTTGTCACGGAGACGCGCCTGCACCCGGCTGACTTCATCCTCCCGGTGTTCATCGCCGACGGCATCGACGCGCCGCGCGAGATCCCGTCCATGCCGGGCGTGTACCAGCACACCGAGGACTCCCTCGTGGAAATCTGCCGCGAGGCGCTCGACGCCGGGGTGAAATGCGTGGACCTGTTCGGCGTGCCGCGCGAGGAGGACAAAGACGCCACTGGCTCCGTCGCAGTGCGCGAAGACGGCGTGCTCAACCGTGCGATCGCGCTTTTGCGCAAGGAGTTCGGCGACGAACTGATCATCATGACGGACACCTGCCTGGACGAGTTCACCGACCACGGCCACTGCGGCGTCCTGGTCACCGACGCGCACGGGCGTGAGGTCGTGGACAACGACGCCACGGTGGACATCTACTGCGACATGGCCGTCGCACAGGCCCGCGCCGGCGCCCACATTGTCAGCCCCTCCGGCATGATGGACGGCCAGATCGCCGCCATCCGCGAGGCGCTGGACAACGCTGGCTACCAGGATGTGGCGATCATGGCCTACTCCGCCAAGTACGCCTCTAAGTTCTTCGGCCCGTTCCGCGACGCCGTCGGCTCCTCGCTCAAGGGCGACCGCCGCACTTACCAGCAGGACCCGGCCAACGTGCGCGAATCCCTGCTGGAGGCGGAGCTGGACGTCGCCGAAGGCGCGGACTTTGTCATGGTCAAGCCGGCGCTGCCGTACCTGGACGTGCTGGCCAAGATTGCGGAGGCGTCCCCGGTGCCGGTGGCGGCCTACCAGGTCTCCGGCGAGTACGCCATGCTGAACGCGGCCGGCCAGAACGGCTGGATCGACTACGAGGAGACGATGATGGAAGCGTTGATGTCCATCAAGCGCGCCGGCGCAGACCAGATTTTCACCTACTACGCCATCGAGGCAGCAAAGAGGCTCAATGGTTAG